Below is a genomic region from Dyella terrae.
GCCGCACGAAGCGCCATCCAGATTGCGCATCGCATCGGCGCGCTCGTGGTGTTCTGCTATGTGCTGTGGCTGGCGTTCCGCGCCTCGCGTCGCGGCCTTCGCGCATTCGCCGTATTGTTGAGCGTCGTGCTCGTTTGCCAGGTCGTGCTCGGCATCAGCAACGTGCACTTCGGCCTGCCGCTGCCGGTGGCAACGCTGCATAACGGCGTGGCGGCACTGTTGCTGGCGGTGTTGATCGCCACGCTGGCACGCACCCAGAAAACCGAAAGCCTGCAGGGGACGGGCCATGACTAAGGCAGTTGCACGCGGCAGTTTGCTGCATTCCTTCCGTGCGTTTCTCGAGCTGACCAAGCCGCGCGTCGTCGCGCTGCTCGTGTTCTGTGCGGTGATTGGCATGTTCCTCGCGGTGCCGGGCATTCCGCCGTGGCGCGCGCTGGTGTTCGGCACCATCGGTATCTGGCTCGCCTCCGCGTCGGCGGCTGCCTTCAATCACCTGATCGATCAGCGCATCGACAAGGTGATGGCGCGTACGTCGCATCGCCCGCTGGCGACGGGTGAACTCACGCCGAAGCAGGTGCTGGCATTTGCGCTCGCGCTTGGCGTGATCTCGATGCTGGTCCTGGTGTTCCTGGTCAACACGCTGACGGCGCTGCTCACCTTCGGCGGCCTGATCGGTTATGCGGTGGTCTATACCGCTTACCTCAAGCGCGCCACGCCGCAGAACATCGTGATCGGTGGCCTCGCCGGCGCGATCCCGCCGGTGCTGGGCTGGACGGCCGTCACGGGTGAGATGCATGCCTTCGCCTTGCAGCTGTGCCTGATCATCTTCGTGTGGACGCCGCCGCATTTCTGGGCGCTGGCGATCTTCCGTCGCGAGGACTACTCGCGTGCGCAGGTGCCGATGCTGCCCGTGACGCATGGCGTGGTGTACACGCGCTGGCACGTGCTGTTCTACACCGTGCTGTTGTTCGTCGTGACCCTGCTTCCGGCGGTGACCGGCTACAGCGGCATCGTGTACCTGGCCGGCGCCGTTGTGCTGGGCCTGGCGTTCCTTTACTACGCCGTGCGGCTCCTGAATCCGCCGGACGAGTTCTACGCGATGAAGGTGTTCAACTACTCCATCGTGTACCTGATGGCGCTGTTTGCCTTCCTGCTGGCCGACCACTGGCTGGTCGATCCGCTGGTTCAGCAGGGTCTCGAGTTCCAGCGCGCCGCCTGAGGGCGGTGACGCTTGCGGCCGGATCGGGCGGCGTCGGGCCGCCCAATCCCTACCGCGCCTTAACGCAAGAACATTCGCTCCGCGATCAGCCATTTAGGCTTGACACTCCCGCACCGCAGCAAGACAATTCGCGCGCCCGCCGGCGCGCTGCGCCTGTGGACATTCCTGTCCGACCAAACCAAGGCATATGGACGTTTACCCTAGTCGCAACGTCGACATCCGCGAGCATCGGGTGCCGGCATTGCAATACAAGCTGATTGCCTGCGGCGACCGCCTGCGGTCGGCCGGCGCTTTCCTCGACTAGGGAAGACCGGCCCATCCCTGACGGCTGCCCCAGGCGCCGTTACGAGGAGATGG
It encodes:
- the cyoE gene encoding heme o synthase, with product MTKAVARGSLLHSFRAFLELTKPRVVALLVFCAVIGMFLAVPGIPPWRALVFGTIGIWLASASAAAFNHLIDQRIDKVMARTSHRPLATGELTPKQVLAFALALGVISMLVLVFLVNTLTALLTFGGLIGYAVVYTAYLKRATPQNIVIGGLAGAIPPVLGWTAVTGEMHAFALQLCLIIFVWTPPHFWALAIFRREDYSRAQVPMLPVTHGVVYTRWHVLFYTVLLFVVTLLPAVTGYSGIVYLAGAVVLGLAFLYYAVRLLNPPDEFYAMKVFNYSIVYLMALFAFLLADHWLVDPLVQQGLEFQRAA